One window from the genome of Metabacillus flavus encodes:
- the hmpA gene encoding NO-inducible flavohemoprotein has product MLSEKTKYIVKSTVPVLIQHGTAITSCFYKNMFHDHPELLNLFNQSNQKQGRQQKALAQAVLAAAANIDNLEVILPVVKQVGHKHRSLGVKKEHYPIVGKYLLEAMKEVLGDQATDEVISAWGEAYGVIAGVFIGEEEEMYYQAENQDGGWSGFKTFKIANKVEESDVITSFYLTPADHQSLPDFLPGQYISVRVKPDGDAFWHNRQYSLSNAPGTGTFRISVKKEQLGTVSGFLHNQLNIGDFIEVSAPAGDFTLVDNGTEPITFLSGGVGVTPFISMLNDLAKKDPERNVQFIHAAQNEQVHAFKKEVNNLIESMTNAEAAVFYENTDGRLSFEQLQRILLTKKGDFYVCGPVPFLKAMLEALSLLGIKENRIHYEFFGPAVDLSQPQAV; this is encoded by the coding sequence ATGCTAAGCGAAAAAACCAAATATATTGTTAAATCTACCGTACCTGTTTTAATCCAACATGGAACAGCCATTACATCCTGCTTTTACAAAAACATGTTTCACGATCATCCTGAACTATTAAACTTATTCAATCAATCGAATCAAAAGCAGGGAAGACAGCAGAAAGCACTTGCTCAAGCTGTACTTGCAGCCGCTGCGAACATCGACAATCTTGAGGTAATTTTGCCCGTCGTCAAGCAGGTAGGACATAAGCACAGGAGTCTCGGAGTAAAGAAAGAACATTACCCGATTGTAGGAAAATATTTATTAGAAGCAATGAAGGAGGTTTTAGGTGATCAAGCAACAGACGAAGTCATTTCTGCATGGGGAGAAGCCTATGGAGTCATTGCTGGAGTTTTCATTGGAGAAGAAGAGGAAATGTATTACCAAGCTGAAAATCAAGATGGCGGCTGGAGCGGTTTCAAGACCTTTAAGATTGCAAATAAGGTGGAAGAAAGTGACGTTATTACCTCCTTCTACTTAACCCCGGCTGATCACCAATCCCTTCCGGATTTTCTGCCGGGACAGTATATTTCAGTCAGAGTCAAACCTGACGGAGATGCTTTCTGGCATAACAGGCAGTACAGTTTATCAAATGCGCCCGGCACCGGAACCTTTAGAATATCAGTTAAAAAAGAACAGCTAGGAACGGTATCCGGCTTCCTCCATAATCAATTGAACATTGGGGATTTCATTGAGGTCAGTGCACCCGCTGGAGATTTCACCCTCGTTGATAACGGTACGGAGCCCATTACCTTTTTAAGCGGTGGAGTAGGAGTGACTCCATTCATCAGCATGCTGAACGATCTTGCAAAAAAAGACCCGGAACGGAATGTGCAGTTTATCCACGCAGCCCAAAATGAACAGGTTCATGCTTTTAAGAAGGAAGTAAATAACCTAATAGAAAGCATGACAAATGCGGAGGCTGCTGTTTTCTATGAGAATACGGATGGAAGACTTTCATTCGAACAGCTCCAGCGAATCCTTCTTACGAAAAAAGGAGACTTCTATGTGTGCGGGCCTGTTCCATTTTTGAAGGCGATGCTTGAAGCTTTATCACTGCTGGGTATTAAGGAAAACAGGATTCATTATGAGTTTTTTGGGCCGGCTGTGGATTTGAGCCAGCCGCAGGCTGTATGA
- a CDS encoding FtsX-like permease family protein gives MTFRKLALNNVLRNWRTYAAYFLSSAFSVFVFFTYAVLAFHPELTAARLRDASTGMHFAESIIYVFTFFFILYSMSTFLKTRKKEFGLLIMHGMTKLQLRKLVFLENMIIGMLSVLSGIGAGLLASKGLLMLGSSVIGLTPSLPFYFPQSAIALTLTAFTILFLIISSFTAAVLKGNKLIDLLTGTEKPRPEPKASKIRTGLAAILVLGGYAAAIAAKGVMVVTAMIPVTIAVVIGTYFLFTQASVWIILRLKKNERIYLKRTNIVTFSDLSYRMKDNARMFFIVSIVSTVAFAAIGTLVGFRALMTNGVTQQQPYTFVYQSTAKDQKKAERISQIENGLKGSVYEKLSVAYKQLNDENQAYTFMGQTDYNRAAALWEEPKLSLQEGETAIMQDDLLYPRGLSQKQQPEPVKIDGVFGAAKPQVLNKLLFSMGLFAGDLVILPDQQFAAIKADEKSYTAYRTENPSATLAAGKKLELAFSQKEDPAFLFTSSAVQIEQVTQSINIFLFVGLFIGFVFFAAAGSFLYFRLYADFEGDVKKYQAISKIGLTDKEMKKIVTVQMSLLFFVPAGVAAAHGFVALIALGNMFGTRIWMEITMVLGSFMLIQTVYFLVIRMGYVSKVKQAI, from the coding sequence TTGACCTTTCGCAAGCTGGCGCTGAATAACGTTCTCCGCAATTGGAGGACGTATGCCGCCTATTTTTTGAGCAGTGCCTTCTCTGTGTTTGTATTTTTTACTTATGCTGTTCTTGCGTTTCATCCGGAATTAACTGCTGCGAGGCTAAGAGATGCTTCTACAGGAATGCATTTTGCCGAATCGATTATTTATGTGTTTACGTTCTTTTTCATTTTGTATTCCATGAGTACGTTTCTGAAAACAAGGAAAAAAGAGTTCGGGCTCCTAATTATGCATGGGATGACGAAGCTTCAGCTGAGAAAGCTCGTTTTTCTGGAAAATATGATCATCGGCATGCTTTCCGTTTTATCTGGAATAGGAGCTGGACTGCTTGCATCAAAGGGGCTGCTGATGCTCGGATCGTCTGTCATCGGACTTACTCCGAGCCTGCCGTTTTATTTTCCTCAAAGCGCCATTGCTCTGACATTAACGGCCTTTACTATTTTATTTTTAATCATTTCGTCTTTCACTGCAGCCGTCCTGAAAGGAAATAAGCTGATTGATTTGCTGACAGGCACTGAAAAACCGAGACCAGAACCGAAGGCATCTAAAATCCGGACAGGGCTTGCGGCTATTCTGGTTCTCGGAGGATATGCAGCGGCCATTGCTGCGAAGGGAGTCATGGTGGTAACTGCGATGATTCCCGTTACGATCGCGGTTGTCATCGGTACGTATTTCCTGTTCACGCAAGCCAGTGTCTGGATCATTTTAAGGCTGAAAAAGAATGAGCGCATCTATTTGAAGCGGACGAATATCGTGACTTTTTCAGACCTTTCCTATCGAATGAAGGACAACGCTCGGATGTTTTTTATCGTCTCGATTGTCTCGACGGTTGCCTTTGCTGCGATTGGTACGCTTGTCGGTTTCCGGGCGCTGATGACAAACGGAGTGACGCAGCAGCAGCCTTATACGTTCGTCTATCAATCGACTGCAAAGGATCAAAAAAAAGCCGAGCGGATCAGCCAAATTGAGAATGGGCTGAAGGGATCGGTTTATGAAAAACTGAGCGTTGCCTATAAACAGCTTAATGATGAAAATCAGGCCTATACGTTTATGGGACAGACCGATTACAATCGTGCGGCCGCTCTGTGGGAAGAACCGAAGCTTTCCCTTCAAGAAGGGGAGACCGCTATTATGCAGGATGACCTTCTGTACCCGCGGGGTCTGAGTCAGAAGCAGCAGCCGGAGCCGGTAAAAATCGATGGAGTTTTTGGAGCAGCCAAACCGCAAGTATTGAATAAACTGCTTTTCTCCATGGGTTTGTTTGCCGGAGACTTGGTCATCCTGCCGGACCAGCAGTTTGCTGCAATAAAAGCAGATGAAAAATCCTACACAGCGTATCGGACAGAAAATCCCTCTGCCACACTTGCTGCCGGGAAAAAGCTTGAACTGGCCTTCAGTCAGAAAGAGGATCCAGCCTTTCTTTTTACATCGTCAGCTGTACAGATTGAACAAGTGACACAATCAATCAATATCTTTTTATTTGTCGGACTGTTTATCGGATTTGTTTTCTTCGCAGCTGCCGGAAGCTTCCTTTATTTCCGCCTCTATGCCGATTTCGAAGGGGATGTGAAAAAATATCAGGCGATTTCAAAAATCGGATTGACCGACAAGGAAATGAAGAAAATTGTAACCGTTCAAATGTCGCTGCTGTTTTTCGTTCCCGCGGGGGTAGCAGCTGCACACGGATTTGTCGCGCTGATTGCGCTTGGCAATATGTTCGGTACGAGAATTTGGATGGAAATTACAATGGTGCTTGGAAGCTTCATGCTGATACAGACTGTTTACTTCCTTGTCATTCGCATGGGTTATGTAAGTAAAGTGAAGCAAGCCATTTAA
- a CDS encoding ABC transporter ATP-binding protein, whose protein sequence is MLEVKNVSKVYEGKVSYRALSKIDLTVQQGEFIGVMGPSGSGKTTLLNMVSTIDSPTSGEILIDGKNPNRLSSKELALFRRRELGFIFQHFNLLPTLTVKENIVLSLTLDGMRVKEMNEKAERIAEKLGIAPILNKRTYEISGGQAQRTAIARAIIYQPKLILADEPTGNLDSKSARDVLEIMESINKEAGATMMMVTHDASAASYCDRIVFIKDGKLHNELKRGESKEQFYKKIIKVLSQMEEEAGEPAVSF, encoded by the coding sequence ATGCTTGAAGTGAAAAATGTTTCGAAGGTGTATGAAGGGAAGGTTTCCTATCGGGCGCTTTCCAAAATTGATCTGACCGTTCAGCAGGGAGAGTTCATTGGAGTGATGGGTCCATCGGGAAGCGGGAAAACAACGCTTTTGAACATGGTGTCAACAATCGATTCCCCCACATCCGGCGAGATTTTAATTGATGGCAAGAATCCAAACCGCTTATCGTCCAAAGAGCTGGCGCTGTTCCGGAGACGGGAGCTTGGATTTATCTTTCAGCATTTTAATCTCCTGCCGACTCTCACTGTGAAGGAAAACATCGTCCTGAGTCTCACACTCGATGGCATGAGAGTGAAGGAAATGAATGAGAAGGCTGAGAGGATTGCAGAAAAACTCGGAATCGCTCCTATTTTAAATAAACGAACCTATGAAATTTCCGGCGGACAGGCTCAAAGAACGGCAATCGCACGGGCGATTATCTATCAGCCGAAACTGATTTTGGCGGATGAACCAACAGGGAATCTGGATTCGAAATCAGCAAGAGATGTCCTTGAAATCATGGAATCAATCAATAAAGAAGCAGGAGCTACCATGATGATGGTTACACACGATGCTTCCGCCGCAAGCTACTGTGACCGCATCGTTTTCATCAAGGACGGAAAGCTTCATAACGAATTGAAGAGGGGGGAAAGCAAGGAGCAGTTTTATAAGAAAATTATTAAGGTTCTTTCTCAAATGGAAGAGGAGGCCGGGGAACCAGCAGTAAGCTTTTAG
- a CDS encoding glycosyl hydrolase family 28-related protein — protein sequence MKKKAGLVVLAVSILFLIIMVLQKDDEKSTDFINVKKYGAVGDGVKDDTKAIQKALRDGTHKKVFFPKGKYKVSDDLTVKGNTEVYGDHARIFADFGLASVFRIKGDHVHIHDLTVDGKAKALRGITVEAGSSYAHISKSILQNFNQPEEPKKLSRQTVSAVRIEGGTNHTTLDESRIFNVMARNPIEGWDHHVSRGVLISPASKEQSAAKNVTISNSSFSSIGPKDDGDGIVVQGFKEKVNVNILANTFTNIHKRAIKIQSPGAVIKKNIIYNSFRKNNYYTTYYDPKKYDMWAAISVYADHTVIQQNSISGAGDYGRIIDVANASHVKIDSNYIQNGSRANYADSSVVSITSETKRDAANITVSNNTLANGRYGIFAGKNIKGVKVLNNRPINVADYQNKALKETLKES from the coding sequence GTGAAAAAGAAAGCAGGGCTTGTGGTCTTGGCCGTTTCCATTCTTTTTTTGATTATCATGGTTTTGCAAAAGGATGATGAAAAAAGCACGGACTTCATCAATGTTAAAAAATATGGTGCTGTTGGAGACGGGGTCAAGGATGATACAAAAGCCATTCAAAAGGCATTAAGGGACGGAACCCATAAAAAAGTGTTTTTTCCAAAGGGAAAGTATAAGGTGAGCGATGACTTGACCGTAAAAGGAAATACAGAGGTTTACGGAGATCACGCTCGCATCTTTGCTGACTTCGGGTTAGCATCCGTTTTCCGAATAAAAGGCGACCATGTACATATTCACGATCTGACAGTGGATGGTAAGGCGAAGGCGCTGAGAGGCATTACCGTCGAGGCCGGTTCTTCCTATGCCCATATTTCAAAAAGCATACTTCAAAATTTCAATCAGCCTGAGGAACCTAAGAAACTGTCCCGGCAAACCGTAAGTGCTGTGAGGATTGAGGGCGGTACAAATCATACTACATTAGATGAAAGCAGAATTTTTAATGTAATGGCCCGAAACCCGATCGAGGGCTGGGATCATCATGTATCACGCGGTGTTCTGATCAGCCCGGCTTCAAAGGAACAGTCAGCTGCGAAAAACGTGACGATTTCCAACTCCTCCTTCTCAAGCATCGGACCGAAGGATGACGGAGATGGAATTGTCGTTCAGGGATTTAAAGAAAAAGTGAACGTGAACATCCTTGCCAACACCTTTACCAATATCCATAAAAGAGCCATTAAAATACAGTCTCCAGGAGCTGTGATCAAAAAGAATATCATTTACAACAGCTTCCGGAAAAACAACTACTACACCACCTACTACGATCCAAAAAAATATGATATGTGGGCCGCGATTTCAGTTTACGCCGACCATACGGTTATTCAGCAGAACTCCATCAGCGGTGCCGGAGATTATGGAAGAATCATCGATGTCGCCAATGCAAGCCATGTTAAAATCGACTCGAATTATATACAGAATGGCAGCAGGGCCAATTACGCCGACTCCTCTGTGGTATCGATTACATCCGAGACAAAACGGGATGCTGCAAACATCACTGTTTCCAACAACACCCTTGCAAATGGACGTTATGGCATCTTCGCCGGCAAAAACATTAAAGGCGTCAAGGTCCTAAACAATCGGCCGATCAATGTAGCGGACTATCAGAATAAAGCATTGAAGGAAACATTGAAGGAAAGCTAA
- a CDS encoding DICT sensory domain-containing protein, producing MMTLQKLSLFQECFGAVEGETERLENAPLSRLNAQSLKYETSVPQLEYMCLMMENMVLTKKLKGNVYAGFQKFSRAKNVLDRFQAMTEFSQVHIFGENDADMDPADGIDYIALPPKAELMREWFLVIDSPMFKSMMVAFDMEGFGQHEVEESRKFKGIKSSSPAVVKQAVSLLAPHVKETTTV from the coding sequence ATGATGACATTGCAAAAATTGTCTCTTTTTCAAGAATGTTTCGGAGCGGTAGAAGGCGAAACAGAACGGCTGGAAAATGCCCCTCTGTCAAGGCTGAATGCACAATCCTTAAAATACGAAACGAGTGTTCCGCAGCTTGAGTACATGTGCTTGATGATGGAAAATATGGTTTTAACCAAAAAGCTTAAAGGAAATGTATACGCTGGTTTTCAGAAGTTTTCCCGTGCGAAAAATGTACTCGATCGTTTTCAAGCGATGACGGAATTTTCTCAAGTTCATATATTCGGAGAAAATGATGCAGACATGGATCCGGCAGATGGAATTGACTATATCGCATTGCCTCCTAAAGCCGAGTTAATGAGAGAATGGTTCCTCGTAATTGATTCGCCGATGTTTAAGTCGATGATGGTAGCGTTTGATATGGAAGGCTTCGGGCAGCATGAAGTAGAAGAGAGCCGTAAATTCAAAGGAATCAAAAGCTCCAGCCCTGCTGTAGTCAAACAGGCAGTGAGTCTCCTTGCACCACATGTTAAAGAAACGACGACCGTATAA
- a CDS encoding ECF transporter S component translates to MSFPKLKELNTMSKTQRMTSIAILASCSMLLYYFKIPLPFFPPFLTLDLSDIPALIGAITMGPLAGILVQLVKNIVEYVLHGSYVGFPVGQFANFISGSLIAGLIGLFYFYRKKLDWTSYGISILIFLAAMYAVNYYFILPSIMNLLGLNAVEYTASFSQFNPMVKDMRTAVLFVILPYNLIKISMVYLIGIPFTFKLVRILQKRSFAI, encoded by the coding sequence CTGTCTTTTCCTAAATTAAAGGAGCTTAATACCATGTCCAAAACACAAAGAATGACCTCCATTGCCATTCTGGCTTCATGCAGCATGCTATTGTATTATTTTAAAATTCCACTTCCATTTTTCCCGCCATTTCTTACTCTCGACCTAAGTGATATTCCAGCGCTGATTGGCGCAATTACAATGGGGCCTTTGGCAGGGATTTTGGTTCAGCTTGTAAAGAACATTGTGGAGTATGTGCTGCATGGCAGCTATGTAGGTTTTCCGGTAGGTCAATTTGCCAATTTTATATCCGGATCTCTAATTGCAGGATTGATTGGATTGTTTTATTTCTACCGTAAAAAACTGGACTGGACGAGCTATGGCATCTCCATTCTTATTTTTTTAGCGGCGATGTACGCAGTTAACTACTATTTTATTCTGCCGTCCATTATGAATCTTCTCGGTTTAAATGCTGTAGAGTATACAGCATCTTTTTCCCAGTTCAATCCAATGGTAAAAGATATGAGGACGGCAGTGCTGTTCGTCATCCTGCCCTATAACCTCATAAAAATCTCAATGGTCTACTTGATTGGCATTCCGTTTACTTTCAAGCTTGTTCGGATTCTGCAAAAAAGGAGCTTTGCAATATGA